attatattattttttgtttcatgtatttttaatattttgctTATTTGCTGTGAGCATTGTCATGATATCACCTTATGTTCTTTAAATTTACCGTGCAGTTGCATGagcattttttttaatctagtTGCACTTTTTAACTAATGATTTTTCGTATTCTCACTTTTTCAGGATGCTAAGAAGGGTGTCCTATTTATTGATTTTCCTCCTGTTCTGCAGCTTCAGCTGAAAAGATTTGAGTATGATTTTATGCGGGACACTATGGTAAAGGTTGGTAGTCTAATAGACCTTTGCTTTGCCATATTTCCTTCTCTTGgtacttccttttctttcttttatatttAGAACTTCTGCTACTTCACCAGAATGCATCTGTAATTGGTTTTATTGGATATTGGCCAGAGTAAGATGCAGAAAGTTTACTCCAGCGCTGTTATACAATGCACCGAAGATTATTTTGATCTGACTAGTTAGTTATGCTAGATAATTTCATTGATATCTATTAGGATAGTCGGGAAGGGTGTAACATCCCTTGTTTATTTGCAGTATGCATCCATTCACAACACCTTTAGTACAATAAAGTGTTATGTTATGTATCTTGTGTTGGAGGAAATGATGCCTTTGGATATTGAATACCTCAAAAGAATTAATGGCAGGCATTTTtctggtattttttttttgaaattgctttttttatgatagttttattttcttcttgtaTATCCATGTTCAACATTTATGTGCATCATTTGGACACACTGAAGGGGGAGCATAGACATTAGCTATTGGCATGAGATTCTGTGTCTCGGACTCTCGGTCGTTGAGTTACTCACTTTTGATGGGGTTTGAACTCTTCCTAGAAATGAACGTTGGATTTTCTCTTGCCTTGCAGATTAACGATCGTTACGAGTTTCCCTTGGAACTTGACCTTGATCGTGATGATGGAAAATATTTATCACCTGATGCTGATAGGAATGTCCGCAATCTTTACACACTTCATAGGTAATATAGTGGAAGCACTTGAATCTGTTGAAAATAATTTCTTAGAAtattcaacagaagtttcagaagTTTGGTGCATAATTGATAATACATCTTTTTTGCATTAGATTTAGGGCTGGTTGCTAGTGACTTGTTGATCTCTTTCATTATTCCTTTAGTTATTATGCTTACTTTGTAATACTTTATCTAGTATTCGTGACTTGGTGTATGATATCCAAGTTCgtcttttatttgttttttaagcAGCCATTattgttttatatttttctttattttaccTATATACTTGAGTCTATTACAATCAATTGGTGACTTCTACAATCAACAGTGATGAAATGAGGCAAATTAGAATAAGGAGAAAATGATGTGAGGATAGAGAATGGAAAGAAGAAAGCAATTAATCTTAGGGAGATGCATCTCCTAGGTCCTTCCAAATTAAGTTCGTAGTTTATTTTAAATCATTTTGGAACAGGAAAACTTGGATCATTAGTATGAAAGTGTCATTCATCAAGAATATTAATCAAAGCAGCacataaaatttataatttctgTTTCTCTGCTGATGTTGTCGATTGTTCTGCtactatcttttaatttttttaatgcaaATTCATATCTTAATTTCTGTTGTTCAATATCTGACATATTGGAATTCCTCTCCAGTGTTTTGGTTCACAGTGGTGGTGTGCATGGTGGGCATTATTATGCTTTTATCCGGCCGACTCTCTCTGATCAGTGGTATGTACAATAGGTTTCATGGGTCTGTACTGTTTACTTAGGAGCTATGTTCTATTATTAATGTGATGAGGACTCAAGGCCATGCTAAATAATCTGCTTAAATGCTGATTTTGCTGCATTCATCAAATGCTTTTGTGGTGCTTGGAGTTTCTAGAGTACATATATTAACATAACTAGCTACATGGCATAAACTGGGTGAATGAACATTGTTTCATTTTTTCCCGATCTCAAATCTTGAAAAGTATCTGTTTGAGAAAGGGTGTGGAGAGACTGTATAGGtgactgttttttttttcttctgtatGTGTTTGTAAGGAGTGAGGTGTACTGTATGTTTGTATATCATGTAGATGTTCTGATGTGTGATCAGTTTTGGAAATAACAAACCTTGTTTGATGCCACATAAGGTTGTTGTGGCCTTGTGGGAGTTACTGAGTTCAGATCTTTGTACTGAATactgattttaatattttatacaaACAGCTGGTAGTGatcattgaaataaattaacaaTTACGATGTGAAATCAAATATGCTAAGTTGCAAAATATTTACCGAGTGGTGCACCACGAAACATAATGTTTACATTTAACATAAATATGGTTCTTGTTGTAAGATAGGGGAAAGTGGAGTATTTTATTACAATGATAGAACCTTCATAGCTACTTTCACTTTATTCAGTACTTAGCAGAAGAATGCCTGAGAACTGCCTCGTTGCTCCTTTCCTAAGTACAACACAAAATGAACATATGCatatccttaatttttttttcgggCTCATTAACTTTCATGTGTTTTATTATAGTGAGTGTTTAGCTACCTCCATCAATACCTTAATTGCATGGGAAAAAAATTTCGAACTCAATGTGTTTGTCTATAAAGTGAGAAAGTGAGGGTGTATCCACTGTTGATTTGATTTAAAGTGCATTGTAATCTTAAGTCGTAAAACTCCAAGTCTGTCCACCCTCACTTTATCACTTTGTTGACAGTCTCACTTTAGAGAAGCTCTGTCGAATTTTATGAAGTGTGTCATAGACTAAATCTGTTCAGtttacacattttgcaatggtggtgaTCTACAATCCTAAATTTCTAATAATAGTTTTACTGAGCTAGGGTATAACATGCAACCTACTGAGAGGCCTTTCACATTCTTTTTGTATTTCAACTGCTCTTGTTACTGACTGACTGAACGAGCCCTTAACTGCATGATTTGATTGAATATATAACTTGCTCTCAGGTACAAATTTGATGATGAGAGGGTGACAAAAGAAGATACTAAACGGGCACTAGAGGAGCAATATGGTGGGGAGGAAGAGGTAACTGTTTTATTTCCATTGGCAGTGGCATTTGGTCTCTTTACTCATTTggatatttattaataattcaatCACTTGTTAACAGTTACCCCAGACAAATCCTGGATTCAATAACACACCTTTTAAATTCACCAAATATTCAAATGCATATATGCTGGTATATATACGTGAAGCTGACAAGGACAAAGTAATATGCAATGTGGATGAGAAAGATATTGCTGAACATTTAAGGGTAAGTGGGTCTTCTTATGTGCTTTAGGGCTCAGAGTAAATCAATGTTTTCAGAACCACAGATCGGTTATTGAACCGGTCAAGGCACCAGTTCTTATAAACATAATTATTATCATATTATATTTTCAGAAGTCTTAGTTATAATGTATAATTCAAAACAATTTTTCAAGACTGGAAATTCATGTCATACGTAATAAATATCAACGTGTCTTCGTGATTTCCACAAGGAGCCTTCAACGCTCGCCTTCTGTCAATTTAATacaatgattaattatttaattaaaaaattctgttcattatttcttttttataattttaagacAATACAAGTTGGGAGTCGCACTCCTCCTCAGCCCTGCTTACATTATAAGCTGTAACAGATGGACCGGACCCATTTTTAAAGGCCTAATCTCTTCTGTCTTCTCCATAATTTACACACAACTCCACTTCACAACCTCTCTCAAACCCTATCTGCACTGAGTTTCTGCATTGTGTTAATTCAGGAGAGGTTGAAGAAAGAACAGGAAGAAAAAGAgcacaaaaagaaagaaaaggcaGAGGCTCACCTCTACACTATTATAAAGGTTCTTATTTCTTAACTTAGGATTAAGCATTGTTTGTTTTTATGAAGATGCTGTGAGCTACTCAATCATATTGTATCTAGATATTACTGGTAACATATGATACTTCTTAGGTGGCACGAAATGAAGACCTTAAAGAGCAGATTGGAAAGGATATATATTTTGATCTCGTAGACCATGACAAAGTGAGGAGTTTCCGTGTCCAAAAGCAGATGTCATTTAACCTTTTCAAGGTAACATCGTTAGTCACACTTTTAGCTCTCTTGCTAAGTCTATTGACCTGGCATGATATaccaactattttttttttgactcgATGTGGTCTCCAAAGCAAATATTTCTTGTTAAACTGTCACTTTTCATTGGAAAACTTTAATAACAGACAGATTGATATTGTTATAATCTAACAATTCCAAAAGTTTAATATGTCGGGTTAAAAAAGatgtgaatgattttatatcaaACATGTCCCCTCATGCAATAATCAGTTGGGGTTTGAAATGAGGACTATACACAAATCCATCCTACCTTGCAagaaatttaactttttttgttGATCTCATTAGTCATAACTATTTAGTATTTAGTCATAGAAGTTTTAGGGTCTGAGTGTCTCAGATTGAGTATGCTCATGATCAAAagcaaaatttaaaaaataaactagaAATTTGATTTTTAGTAGAAAATATTTTAGTAGCTTTTGAAATAGCCATTGTAACATACGAGAGAGAATCAAACTCCTTATTTTTAGGTGACACTACCTCGTTTAGTTTTACAATCTCATCCATATTTTTTAAATCTTAAGTGTTTTTTATGTCATTCAATGAAATTCTATATGAAAAAAGCACTTCTACATTTTTATATTATGATCTGCAATCACtttttaaaactgaaagcaCTTTTTCATTTTGTACACGACCATTTGTAATTTGTGCTTTTTAAAAACTGTCCTAtaataaaataacttttttatgCAACCTTTTAATCACTTATATTTTAAGCATACACAAACTGGCCCTTAACATCATTGCTTAAATGAGTAATCCCATAAGCTTAAGTTGATAGATGAAAGCACGTCAATGATTTATATCTAACAAATATTCTGACATAGAGTGCCTTACACCACATTGATAATACACTCAAGAGGGAGACAATATAAGATTATCCATGGGCAGGGAACTACATTATTGATGTTTCTAAgtataattttttcttcttcaaaatAGGGTGAAAGTTAGCAGTTCCATGTCATGGTTATTTTTTAGATTAATGTGTTTTaaaattgggggggggggggtatatACTTTAGTTTTGTATTTTTCTTGCAATGTATTTAATGGCGTATTAAGATATCCTCTGTCCTTCCGTTGTGGATGATAGCAGTTGAAGAGTTACCAGAATGTCATAGGATTGAATGCATCCGAGAGGGATTTAGGAATTGGGAATATTGAATGTCATAGACTTCTATGGTTGATATTTCTGGCTGGTGCTTTTGCTGCTAGTCATTTTACTTTTTGGATGAATCCTTAATTTCTCGCACTatcttctcaaatttttactCAGATATGATGGGAGTCATGGGACTAGGGAAACTTTAGTTTTTGAACTCCTAAAGAGcatatcattatattaatttcatcctcggagatttttttttgaaacagtaCTCAATTATAAAACTGTTGTTGCTTTAGTTGGAATGTCATATGATTCTTTGTGGtcttaaatgatatttttatttgttgGTGAAGGTTACACAATTGATGCgttatgtttgtttgtttgatttgatttgatatttttctttgatttctgATTGTGGTAAGCAGGAAGAGGTTGCTAAAGAGTTTGGCATACCAGTTCAATTCCAGCGCTTTTGGCTATGGGCAAAGCGTCAAAACCATACATATCGCCCCAATCGACCATTGACACCAGCTGAGGAAGCACAATCTGTAAAGTTTTTTTCCTGGAACCTTTTCCTTATTATTCTGCTCATATAACCCCTTCAAGCTTCTTACCTATGACTTTTTCATCTTTGGTTATCATGTTTCATACTTCCACGCTTTTAGGGAAATAGTCGTTTTGTAAAAAGAACTTATTTTTCCCCAAATTTATGTGCTATGTTGAATCTGTTTAATGCTGTATGGCAAATTGATTGTGATTTGAACTAAAAAAAGAAGTGGGAAATTGATATAAAGAATCAAAAGAGAAGtacaaatttattaaataaatgatTGAGAATAGGGGAGATGTCTCTCCTCTAAGGGGTTTCCCTTGGCAAAGGATTTCTCTTTTCACACACAAGTTATCAAATTCATAAAATGAATCTTTCTATCCTTATTTCCCCTATTTATCTAATTGATATCCCCCTAGCTACCCCAACTAATCCTTACCACTATTACTTCAATTCATTCTACTCTTTCACCTTGATGGATTGTCATAGCTTGTTGCACATTGTTAGATTTCCTATCTTGGGCTGACCCAATAGTTGATTGGCTCTCTATTTTCTTTCTAGTTGTTTTATTTTCCCCATACTGGCTAGcttctttttatttcttgaaAATGAATCCAAAATGCAACTCATACAAGTATTTTTCTTACTGATTGTTTTGGATCACATGACTTTTTATAGTTTTGCACTTATTCCTGTGATAGTGCTTAGTGTTTTGTGATTCACATTTGCCTGTTTTCTGTGCTCAATTTTGCGACAACAATTTCTCTTTGATCTgaagtaattaattattttttctcaatCTGATACATGTTGTAGGTTGGACAAGTGAGAGAGGTTTCAAACAAGGTTCACAATGCAGAATTGAAGTTGTTTTTGGAAGTGGAGCTTGGACCGGTAACATTTAAATTACAGAAGTTGTATGCCACTTTGGTAACATGAAACATTATTATCAAAACGCAATCCTGTTGACAAACTACATTATTATTTAGGACTTACGTCCCATTGCACCATCTGACAAGACAAAGGACGATATACTTCTTTTTTTCAAGTTATATGATCCTGAAAAAGAGGAGCTACGGTACTGagtaatttctttattttaacGTATGTTGGATAAATGGTGGGCCTAGGTTGAAATTAAATATGTTTCCCTTTTATGGCAGTTATGTTGGAAGGCTCTTTGTGAAGAGTACCGGTAAGCCATCAGAAATCTTAACAAGGTTAAATGAAATGGCTGGTTATGATCCTGACGAAGAGATTGGACTTTATGAGGTTGGTTTGTATTATCTGGTTTATATCTATCTGTTGTATAacttaaaaatatcaaaatagttCATCCTTTTATGATCTGAAGCCATATGCTTCTTTACCCACTAAGCTCGGTCAACCAGTCATGGTTTAAGTTCTTCAGTAATTAAGCTTGCTGGTCATTAATGTCAATAGTGCCTCATGATACATGAAAATTTATCTTCGTTGCATATGCCTTTTCAGAAGGGAAAGGACCTTTATTTTTGTGGCATCTTCAGGTTCTGATCTCGACAAGCAGCTTTAGTCACGTGGCATTAACTGTGCCTGTTATTGTGTAGGAAATTAAGTTCGAACCAAATGTCATGTGTGAGCCTATTGACAAGAAATTAACATTTCGAGCAAGCCAGGTAAATATGTACAATTGATGCACATTGAGTTACTGTATCGTGATTATTGGTTTATTGGCTGGCTTATTGGTTTGTTTTTCTAAAATGCAGCTAGAAGATGGAGATATCATATGCTTTCAGAAAGCTCCTGCAATGGATAGTGAGGAACATGTTCGCTATCCAGATGTGCCTTCTTACTTAGAATATGTGCACAATCGCCAGGTAATTTCTTCTTGGGGTTCAACTAAGGAAATTTGTTTTGTATGTGATGCAAAAAATAAAGTTACTGATTTGTTGTGTGATGCTGTTATGCTGGAATCATTCTACTTTCCTCTTTTCCTTTGTGCTCATGCTTGCATCATGTGTAACAAATAAGATATCTGCTGAAATTGTCTTCAATTGATATATTTTAGGTTGTCCACTTTCGTTCGTTAGATAAACCTAAAGAAGATGACTTCTGCCTGGAGATGTAAGCATTATGGAATTTATTGGAGTAAATCATTATATTAATACAATTGCAGTATTTTAGTTTAGAGAACATTCAAGTTATATATTGTGCTTATGATAACGTCTTTAACGCATACTCTATGTATATTAATGTCCAGGTCAAGGCTGTATACATATGATGATGTGGTGGAGAAAGTAGCCCAACAACTTAACCTGGACGATCCATCCAAAATTAGGCTTACCCCACACAACTGCTACTCTCAACAACCTAAACCCCAGCCTATAAAGTACAGAGGGGTGGATCATTTATCTGATATGCTGGTTCATTACAATCAGGTAGTTATTGATTTATAGTTTAACCCTTCCTGatgtttattattataaaattgaACACCTTATACCTTTCTTGTATGCCAGACTTCGGATATATTATACTATGAAATACTTGACATACCTCTGCCAGAGTTACAAGGTCTGAAAACTCTGAAAGTTGCATTTTATCATGCTACCAAGGATGAAGTGAGTACAGTTAACAATTCTTCAAGTTTTTGTTTTGtgtttctgtttttaatttttttttttaaattgttgaTTCAGGTGGTTAGTCATACCATCAGGCTCCCAAAACAGAGCACTGTGGGGGATGTCCTTGACGATCTTAAAACAAAGGTGCTTTTATCTGATTTTTGCTATAGTTCGTTAACTTGCTTACGTTGTATAATGATATTTACATGACATTGCAATTAGAATATAGAAATGCACCCAACATGAATTTATGATTTATGGTTTCATCTACATTTAGCGTTTTAAAAATGCCTGTTTTGCGCAGTTGTAGCTGCAGTATTGTTTGAGTAGCAGTTTTTTTGATATGAAGTTGTCAACTTTTCCtcaattcatgattttttaattaattacctAATTAGATATGCCATGCCCATTTTTGTACTGTTTTTATAGGTTGAGTTGTCTCATCCTAATGCTGAGCTTAGGCTGCTTGAAGTCTTCTATCACAAGATATACAAGGTAGGAAGATACCTCTCAGCGAACTGCTACTGGGTTTATTACTATTCTTACTTATTTTTCTGAGTAAATTATTGCGGAGTCAGGACTGAACATACTAAAAATGGTATTGGCCCGTGATCTTCAGTTGCTTGTATTACTGGCTTTGCAATTAACTATTTGACACACCATCCCATTTTTCTTATTGACATAGATTCATTCAACCTGCCTCTTTTGTACAGGTTTTCCCTCCCAATGAAAAGATTGAAACCATAAATGATCAATACTGGACATTGCGTGCAGAGGAGGTAACAATCTGTTTCTTCCTTCGTGTGTGTGGGGTGGGAAGGGAGGAGAATAGATTTCAGTCCATCATGTGTTTCTGCCTTTATATGTTCATAATAGCACTTTGGCTTCTTCTAAATACGCAGTTGCATCTTTTTACCCCATAGTTCCTGTAAAAAAATGAACGAGTCTCTTTGTTTACAACTTTTACAGGTtccagaagaagagaaaaatcttggtcctcaTGATCGTCTAATCCATGTGTATCATTTCACTAAAGACACATCCCAGAACCAAATGGTATGTAGTTTTAATTGATTCATTTAGCTTTTTACAGTTTTTAGTAATTGTTTTGGTACTTGTGCTGATATTAATTGTGTGCCTCTAGTAACCGAGTTTTGCATTTGATGTGTACAGCAAATTCAGAACTTTGGGGAACCCTTTTTCTTGGTCATACGTGAAGGCGAGACTTTAACTGAAATTAAAGTGAGAATACAGAAGAAACTTCAAGTTCCTGATGATGAGTTTGAAAAGGTATTTCCTCTTTCAGAGTTTTATGGGGCATATTAGGGTTCTTACATTTTGAGATTTTGTTAAGTGATGAATGTATTATAGGATAAATATATGCAGTAAATATTGGTTAGTATACTTGGTTTAGGTTGCCtaattttttcaatatttcttGTTTGGCCAGTGGAAGTTTGCTTTTTTTGCATTAGGCCGTCCTGAATACCTCCAGGACTCTGACATCGTATCCAATCGTTTTCAGgtgattatttatttatttatttcaataattcaATTGATATTTAGCACTATTTTCATACCCTCAGATTATGTTTACATTGCCCTTCTACTGTACTTCGTGACAGAGAAGAGATGTTTATGGTGCTTGGGAGCAGTATCTTGGTTTGGAGCATACTGACAATGCTCCTAAGAGGTCATATGCTGTTAATCAGGTTGGTTAGTTTGCTTGCAAAAACTGATTTTTTAAGTACATTTTGGTCTTTTGATTGTTTGGTTCTTGTCACTAGGTATTAGTTTTGAGGTTGGAAAATCTTTGTTTGTCACACCATTTCAAATCACATGTGTtttgttttcagaatcgccacaCATTTGAGAAGCCAGTAAAGATTTACAATTAGGAAGTCGGTGTTGATGAGTCCTCGTCTCGCGGGGGATGAACTTAGCATTCTTCTACATCTATGGGTTTGTAAAAACAGGGAAAATAGCAAAGGGCTAACTGCGCGTAGGCCAACTTGTAAGTTCAGCAATTGAGGTGGTGTCTGGAGGGTTTTTTATATTAGAATTGTGGTATGTAATTCTTTCTGTCTGACGGATTGTCATTGCTGTCACCCCTTGAGCTTCTTACTACTTCCATATTTATATGGAAGTTGTTCTTCAAGTTGAGGTCCTTGATTGATCATCATCACTGCACTGTATAATCCGTACATATGATTTTTGGATTAGCGAGTGTATACAGGGTATAGTTGGTTGACTCTTTTTGTTTGTCAACTCCTTGATTGCTTCCAGATTTTGTTCAGTTAGCAAAGAGACATGGTTAGACAGGAATATTCTGCTGCACCATTTCTTGTGATTATTCTCTTGTTCTTTACTTCAGTTTAGCCGTTGAACATGGTTAGCCTGGAATATCCGCTAATAACGTTGTCTCACTTGGTGCGCGATTTGATTTCTATTGAACTCGGCGCAGATCCACGTTGAAGTCAATGCATCCTAATCATGCTTTTTTTTATCCACGTTAAACTCAACGTGGCAAAATTCTAGTTTCTTCAATTCTTCATTTATGCTTCGAGATATGTAAAATTATGTTTGCCTTTGGCTAGATCAACATTCACTTctatattttgagaagataaaaGGCATTTCTATTTGGGTTGGCCAACCTTGCCTTCTTTCATACtttcatattttgaaaaatgaaaattgtagGATCGAAATCATAAGACCGATACTAAGAAccaaaaacaataaaacaagAATTAGCGTCAACCATGATCTCAAGTTCAGGTTAAGTTTATTCTCGGAGTGTTAAAATTTTGTTGTGTATGGATATTAATTAAGTGTAATTTGAATGAATTTGTATCCcaaaattttagggtttagaaGTAATTGCTAACTAATGTTTGTTTTGgctgatttttctctctttattgaaagaaaaatcctttcttgtaccaaaaaaaaaattcctttttAATTGGTAGGTTGTTGTTGGTCACCTTGGCCTCACAACTAGCAAGcgattgtttatttttttatggcgAAATCTTCACACGTACCCCGCCATTTTCTCTGATGTCTTCTCACGCACCGAAAGTAACTTCTCAGACTAGATCGAAACATCATCATGGATTGAGTTTGTGGACACTCCCTTAGTGGTGAAAGCTTTGCAACTGTCAAATAAGACATACCCACAAAGACTTCACCCATTTTATGTCTCCCATCGCCATCAAGCCTTGCAAGGTATAACCTTGT
This is a stretch of genomic DNA from Lotus japonicus ecotype B-129 chromosome 1, LjGifu_v1.2. It encodes these proteins:
- the LOC130733432 gene encoding ubiquitin C-terminal hydrolase 12-like isoform X2; translation: MTVMTPAPIDQEDEEMLVPHTDLPENNHQPMEVVAQPEAAPTVESQPVEEPPQSRFTWRIDNFSRMNVKKLYSEVFVVGGYKWRVLIFPKGNNVDYLSMYLDVADSTNLPYGWSRYAQFSLAVVNQIQNKYTVRKDTQHQFNARESDWGFTSFMPLGELYDPSRGYLLNDTLVVEAEVLVRRIVDYWTYDSKKETGYVGLKNQGATCYMNSLLQTLYHIPYFRKAVYHMPTTENDMPAGSIPLALQSLFYKLQYSDTSVATKELTKSFGWDTYDSFMQHDVQELNRVLCEKLEDKMKGTVVEGTIQKLFEGHHMNYIECINVDYKSTRKESFYDLQLDVKGCHDVYASFDKYVEVEPLEGDNKYHAEQYGLQDAKKGVLFIDFPPVLQLQLKRFEYDFMRDTMVKINDRYEFPLELDLDRDDGKYLSPDADRNVRNLYTLHSVLVHSGGVHGGHYYAFIRPTLSDQWYKFDDERVTKEDTKRALEEQYGGEEELPQTNPGFNNTPFKFTKYSNAYMLVYIREADKDKVICNVDEKDIAEHLRERLKKEQEEKEHKKKEKAEAHLYTIIKVARNEDLKEQIGKDIYFDLVDHDKVRSFRVQKQMSFNLFKEEVAKEFGIPVQFQRFWLWAKRQNHTYRPNRPLTPAEEAQSVGQVREVSNKVHNAELKLFLEVELGPDLRPIAPSDKTKDDILLFFKLYDPEKEELRYVGRLFVKSTGKPSEILTRLNEMAGYDPDEEIGLYEEIKFEPNVMCEPIDKKLTFRASQLEDGDIICFQKAPAMDSEEHVRYPDVPSYLEYVHNRQVVHFRSLDKPKEDDFCLEMSRLYTYDDVVEKVAQQLNLDDPSKIRLTPHNCYSQQPKPQPIKYRGVDHLSDMLVHYNQTSDILYYEILDIPLPELQGLKTLKVAFYHATKDEVVSHTIRLPKQSTVGDVLDDLKTKVELSHPNAELRLLEVFYHKIYKVFPPNEKIETINDQYWTLRAEEVPEEEKNLGPHDRLIHVYHFTKDTSQNQMQIQNFGEPFFLVIREGETLTEIKVRIQKKLQVPDDEFEKWKFAFFALGRPEYLQDSDIVSNRFQRRDVYGAWEQYLGLEHTDNAPKRSYAVNQNRHTFEKPVKIYN
- the LOC130733432 gene encoding ubiquitin C-terminal hydrolase 12-like isoform X1; the encoded protein is MTVMTPAPIDQQEDEEMLVPHTDLPENNHQPMEVVAQPEAAPTVESQPVEEPPQSRFTWRIDNFSRMNVKKLYSEVFVVGGYKWRVLIFPKGNNVDYLSMYLDVADSTNLPYGWSRYAQFSLAVVNQIQNKYTVRKDTQHQFNARESDWGFTSFMPLGELYDPSRGYLLNDTLVVEAEVLVRRIVDYWTYDSKKETGYVGLKNQGATCYMNSLLQTLYHIPYFRKAVYHMPTTENDMPAGSIPLALQSLFYKLQYSDTSVATKELTKSFGWDTYDSFMQHDVQELNRVLCEKLEDKMKGTVVEGTIQKLFEGHHMNYIECINVDYKSTRKESFYDLQLDVKGCHDVYASFDKYVEVEPLEGDNKYHAEQYGLQDAKKGVLFIDFPPVLQLQLKRFEYDFMRDTMVKINDRYEFPLELDLDRDDGKYLSPDADRNVRNLYTLHSVLVHSGGVHGGHYYAFIRPTLSDQWYKFDDERVTKEDTKRALEEQYGGEEELPQTNPGFNNTPFKFTKYSNAYMLVYIREADKDKVICNVDEKDIAEHLRERLKKEQEEKEHKKKEKAEAHLYTIIKVARNEDLKEQIGKDIYFDLVDHDKVRSFRVQKQMSFNLFKEEVAKEFGIPVQFQRFWLWAKRQNHTYRPNRPLTPAEEAQSVGQVREVSNKVHNAELKLFLEVELGPDLRPIAPSDKTKDDILLFFKLYDPEKEELRYVGRLFVKSTGKPSEILTRLNEMAGYDPDEEIGLYEEIKFEPNVMCEPIDKKLTFRASQLEDGDIICFQKAPAMDSEEHVRYPDVPSYLEYVHNRQVVHFRSLDKPKEDDFCLEMSRLYTYDDVVEKVAQQLNLDDPSKIRLTPHNCYSQQPKPQPIKYRGVDHLSDMLVHYNQTSDILYYEILDIPLPELQGLKTLKVAFYHATKDEVVSHTIRLPKQSTVGDVLDDLKTKVELSHPNAELRLLEVFYHKIYKVFPPNEKIETINDQYWTLRAEEVPEEEKNLGPHDRLIHVYHFTKDTSQNQMQIQNFGEPFFLVIREGETLTEIKVRIQKKLQVPDDEFEKWKFAFFALGRPEYLQDSDIVSNRFQRRDVYGAWEQYLGLEHTDNAPKRSYAVNQNRHTFEKPVKIYN